The following coding sequences are from one Dreissena polymorpha isolate Duluth1 chromosome 8, UMN_Dpol_1.0, whole genome shotgun sequence window:
- the LOC127842424 gene encoding acetylcholine receptor subunit delta-like has product MTYFPFDTQTCDIQLATWSSTKDQINIQPGEYGFNTDNFETNANWDLLSVSTFDSSDKKTSALSFRLVLKRKPVYFMVNFIIPIVLLSVLNTFVFALPCESGEKSGYAMVLFLSFAIFLLVITVVMPEGMTSIPVMSVYLLLECMISTVIVLITMIQLRLHNQGDDSPLNPPLKSFTKSIFNLKNKVLCSSNDDSRVRRTQSALNTDSRATSVMSVGREISTRRFTTTRSTRRLTPPTSPPPAYQEVASAQDAISQSVLVRQSNLRRVENTEEEQEKQSQYKCQSCLSIISSIFKTRTNVSQIEMSTLSKTSQKTAWTLANILGKNNKVEPDEFFADPPPMEAFYKKGMRDLSDDILSVPPVSTHMNHPIGIGLRSEGDPPMIVRSPIYAAEMQPDRSPTPTPSEPGPEPEQRPKEIDWPDFVLALDNLFFAIFFILNIIAIILAFAISGSG; this is encoded by the coding sequence ATGACGTATTTCCCGTTCGACACGCAGACATGCGACATTCAGCTTGCCACTTGGTCCAGCACAAAGGATCAAATCAATATACAGCCTGGCGAATACGGCTTCAATACCGATAACTTCGAGACTAATGCGAACTGGGACCTCTTGAGCGTTTCCACGTTTGATTCCAGTGACAAAAAGACATCAGCACTTTCTTTCCGTCTCGTACTGAAGAGAAAACCCGTGTATTTCATGGTTAATTTTATCATTCCGATCGTCCTGTTGTCCGTCTTAAACACGTTCGTATTCGCGCTTCCCTGTGAGAGCGGGGAGAAGAGCGGCTATGCCATGGTGCTCTTCCTCTCCTTCGCCATCTTCCTGCTCGTTATCACCGTGGTGATGCCGGAAGGGATGACGTCAATTCCAGTAATGAGCGTTTACCTGCTGCTCGAATGCATGATCAGTACCGTGATAGTGCTTATCACCATGATCCAGCTGCGCCTTCACAATCAAGGCGACGATTCGCCATTGAATCCGCCTCTAAAGTCCTTCACCAAATCAATCTTCAATTTAAAGAACAAAGTTCTATGCTCATCAAATGACGATAGCCGAGTTAGAAGAACACAATCAGCGCTCAATACCGATAGCCGGGCGACTTCAGTAATGTCTGTAGGAAGGGAAATATCAACACGTCGGTTCACTACTACAAGGTCCACACGAAGGCTAACGCCACCAACGTCTCCACCGCCAGCCTATCAAGAAGTCGCGTCCGCTCAAGACGCAATAAGCCAGTCGGTTTTAGTACGCCAGAGCAATCTGAGACGGGTCGAAAACACGGAGGAGGAACAAGAAAAACAGTCCCAATATAAATGCCAGTCGTGTCTGTCAATTATAAGTTCAATTTTCAAGACGAGGACAAATGTTTCCCAAATAGAGATGTCGACACTATCTAAAACCAGCCAGAAAACAGCGTGGACACTTGCGAACATTCTCGGCAAGAATAACAAAGTGGAACCTGATGAATTCTTCGCCGATCCTCCACCCATGGAAGCTTTCTATAAGAAGGGTATGCGAGACCTGAGCGATGACATTCTGTCGGTCCCTCCTGTATCTACACATATGAATCACCCAATCGGCATCGGCCTGCGCTCCGAGGGCGACCCTCCTATGATAGTGCGATCCCCGATCTACGCGGCGGAAATGCAGCCCGACAGATCTCCAACCCCAACTCCTAGCGAGCCCGGACCCGAGCCTGAACAACGTCCGAAAGAAATAGACTGGCCTGACTTTGTATTGGCTTTGGACAATCTATTTTTTGCTATATTTTTTATCCTGAACATCATAGCCATTATTCTTGCATTCGCTATAAGTGGATCTGGGTAA
- the LOC127840653 gene encoding acetylcholine receptor subunit alpha-like: MRTIASQTSVVAMTSCTLIFLLLMMCHMTTVEGGSKEDMRTLLFSKLNDSSYTPRVRPVKDSGSELNVSIDMFLVAVNNVDEVEQMITSTSFMKITWLDMFMTWAPANFSGISSIEIPQDAIWKPDLALHMHA; this comes from the exons ATGAGAACGATTGCGTCACAAACCTCGGTTGTCGCCATGACGTCATGCACGCTGATATTCCTTTTGCTGATGATGTGTCACATGACAACTGTAGAAGGTGGCTCGAAGGAGGACATGCGCACTCTTCTATTCTCGAAACTAAACGATTCCTCCTACACTCCTCGCGTGAGGCCCGTCAAAGACAGCGGTTCTGAACTGAAT GTCAGCATCGACATGTTCCTTGTGGCTGTCAACAACGTAGATGAAGTGGAACAAATGATCACGTCGACGTCATTCATGAAGATCACGTGGTTGGATATGTTCATGACATGGGCGCCTGCGAATTTCAGTGGGATCTCAAGCATCGAGATTCCCCAAGATGCTATTTGGAAACCAGATTTAGCTTTG CACATGCACGCTTGA
- the LOC127840654 gene encoding acetylcholine receptor subunit alpha-1-B-like: MTYFPFDTQTCDIQLATWSSTKDHIYIQPGEDGFNIEYFETNANWDLLSVSTFDSSDKKTSALSFQLVLKRKPVYFLVNFTIPIVLLSVLNMFVFALPCESG; this comes from the coding sequence ATGACGTATTTCCCGTTCGACACGCAGACATGCGACATTCAGCTGGCCACTTGGTCCAGCACAAAGGATCACATATATATACAGCCTGGTGAAGACGGCTTCAATATCGAATACTTCGAGACTAATGCGAACTGGGACCTCTTGAGCGTTTCCACGTTTGATTCCAGTGATAAAAAGACATCAGCACTTTCTTTCCAACTCGTACTGAAGAGAAAACCCGTGTATTTCCTGGTAAATTTCACCATTCCGATCGTCCTGTTGTCTGTCTTGAACATGTTTGTGTTCGCGCTGCCCTGTGAGAGCGGGTAG